The sequence CACCGGCTTGCGGATTTTGAGAGCCATGAGGCCGGCCACATGGTCGCAGTGGATGTCGTTCTTGGCCCCGAAACCACCGCCGACTGTTCCTCCGATGTAGCGGATCTTATTCATGTGTAGGTTGAAGATAGCGGTCAGCATCCCCAGGTGGAAGTAAAGGTCCTGGCTGACCGTGTGGATCGCCAGCCGGTCGGCCTCGTCAAGGTAAGCCACCGAGACTTGAGGTTCTATCGGGGCGTGTTCGTTCATGGAGTTGGTATACTTGCCTTCGACGATGGTGTCCGCTTCTTGAAAGCCCTTCTCCACGTCGCCGAGACGGATCTTGCGGGTTTTGCCGCTGTCGAACTGGAAGACATTGCCCTCGGGCCGAACTAGGGGGCCTTCCGGCTTCATCGCTTCAAAGGGATCGAAGACCGGGGTCTGCTCCTCGATGTCCAGCTTGATCTTTCCCAGCGCTTCCATCGCCGTATCTTCATCGACGGCCGCCACCGCAGCAATCCGCTCGCCCTTGAACCGGATATGCTCGGGAGTGAAGACCGGCTGGTCGGGAATCATCCCATAGGCATTTACCCCCGGGACATCCTTGGCCGTGAGGACCCCGGCAACGCCGCCCATTTTTTCAGCGGCGGAAACATCCAGACGCCGGATGACCCCT comes from Deltaproteobacteria bacterium and encodes:
- a CDS encoding molybdopterin-dependent oxidoreductase — protein: MTEYVGKPILRYDGIGHVTGRTVYVDDIQRPGMLYIKCLTSPVHKGVIRRLDVSAAEKMGGVAGVLTAKDVPGVNAYGMIPDQPVFTPEHIRFKGERIAAVAAVDEDTAMEALGKIKLDIEEQTPVFDPFEAMKPEGPLVRPEGNVFQFDSGKTRKIRLGDVEKGFQEADTIVEGKYTNSMNEHAPIEPQVSVAYLDEADRLAIHTVSQDLYFHLGMLTAIFNLHMNKIRYIGGTVGGGFGAKNDIHCDHVAGLMALKIRKPVKYRLTRTEETLYTTKRGAWTFEFKDGVKKDGRIVARQIRTIHDTGAYSGMGPYVVDKNSILVAGPFFIPNIWIDGTCVYTNKPPASSMRGFGIINGTSAEELQMDRIAEIIGMDPWEIRFVNAWRDGDLGATQYQVVAAGLLEAMKRAAELAGVELPARLKAMSSRRR